The following are encoded together in the Kribbella sp. CA-293567 genome:
- a CDS encoding AIM24 family protein gives MRSELFAAANQEQESAQAGLRLQNSKLLKVELRGEVFARQGSMVAYQGNVQFEAQGAGGIGKFLKQKLTGEGIPLMKLRGQGDVFLADRASDIYLIDLDGPHDGLSINGANVLAFESTLNWDIKMVQGTGMMSNAGLFNCNFSGQGRIAITCKGTPVVLNVDQPTFADPQAAVCWSTNLQTGYQRADQLGLGTLLGRSTGESFTMSFAGQGFVVVQPSEEPPGGALAGTGSGQQSGQEGGVAGVIGGLLGGR, from the coding sequence ATGCGGAGCGAACTTTTCGCCGCGGCCAACCAGGAGCAGGAGTCGGCCCAGGCAGGGCTGCGGCTGCAGAACTCGAAGCTGCTCAAGGTGGAGCTGCGAGGTGAGGTCTTCGCCCGGCAGGGCTCGATGGTCGCCTACCAGGGCAATGTCCAGTTCGAGGCCCAGGGCGCCGGCGGGATCGGCAAGTTCCTGAAGCAGAAGCTCACCGGGGAAGGGATCCCGCTGATGAAGCTGCGCGGGCAGGGCGACGTGTTCCTGGCCGACCGGGCGTCCGACATCTACCTGATCGACCTCGACGGGCCGCACGACGGGCTGAGTATCAACGGTGCCAACGTGCTGGCCTTCGAGTCGACGCTGAACTGGGACATCAAGATGGTGCAGGGCACCGGGATGATGTCGAACGCGGGCCTGTTCAACTGCAACTTCTCCGGCCAGGGCCGGATCGCGATCACCTGCAAGGGCACGCCGGTCGTCCTGAACGTCGACCAGCCGACCTTCGCCGACCCGCAGGCCGCGGTGTGCTGGTCGACCAACCTGCAGACCGGCTACCAGCGGGCCGACCAGCTGGGTCTGGGCACCTTGCTCGGCCGCAGTACCGGGGAGAGCTTCACGATGAGCTTCGCCGGCCAGGGCTTCGTCGTCGTCCAGCCTTCGGAGGAACCGCCGGGCGGCGCCCTGGCCGGCACCGGATCCGGTCAGCAGTCCGGCCAGGAAGGCGGCGTGGCCGGAGTCATCGGCGGCCTCCTCGGCGGTCGCTGA